The window GTATACCAGGCGCCAGGAAGGCGTGAGTATCTGGGTGGTGGAAAGCAAATACATCCACGCTTCCAACCCGGATGAAGCAGATAGCCTGTATGATCCGGCCAACGACAAGATCTATCGCCACCCGACCTTTTATGACCTGCCTGATGAACTAAGTCATATGTAAGGACAGGTTGCCTTTGTATGGCCTGACAAGTTTAGAAATGATTATTTTACTTCTTCCACTTCAACAACGCTACTATCCATGACCGCGCTCTTTCAATACGTCCTTCACCTTGCTGATAACGCACTGATCCTGGGGCACCGGAACAGTGAATGGACCGGGCATGGTCCGGTACTGGAACAGGATATTGCCATCTCCAATATTGCCCTTGACCTCATCGGGCAATCCAGGAACCTTTACCAATATGCTGCCGGCATCTATGAACAGCACAAGGAAGGGCTTTCCTCCACCATTGGCTCACCCGCTTTCCAGATGGTGAAAGGAGCTGTTGATGAAGATGACCTCGCCTTTCTCCGGGATGCCAATGAATTCTACAACTTACTGCTGGTAGAACAGGATAATGGGGATTGGGCAAAGACCATCCTCCGGCAATTCCTTTTCAGTGCTTACCAGTTCGAGTTATACAATGCGCTCCAAAAAAGCAAGGACAGTAACCTTAGCGCAATTGCAGAAAAGGCACTCAAAGAAGTTACCTACCATGTACGCTGGAGTGGTGAATGGGTGATCAGGCTAGGTGATGGAACGGAAGAAAGCCACCGCCGCATGGTCAATGCATTGGATGCCTTATGGAAATTCAGCGATGAGATGTTCCAGCCGGCTTTGTATGAAAAAGAACTGGCCGCAACAGGAAGTTGTCCGGATCCATCAACCCTCAAAACCAATTGGATGGAAAGGGTAAGTTCAACCCTTACTGAAGCGACCCTCGAAATTCCAGTTTCCAAATGGATGCAGACTGGTGGCAAGATTGGGGTGCATACAGAACACCTGGGCTTCCTGCTGGCTGAAATGCAATTCATGCAAAGGACTTATCCAAATAGTGAATGGTGATCAGGATGAACGCTATCCCTACCCATATCAATGAAGCCGAGCAAAAGCTTTGGGAACTACTGGAGACGGTCCCGGATCCTGAGGTGCCGGTATTGAC is drawn from Flavihumibacter rivuli and contains these coding sequences:
- the paaC gene encoding 1,2-phenylacetyl-CoA epoxidase subunit PaaC; translated protein: MTALFQYVLHLADNALILGHRNSEWTGHGPVLEQDIAISNIALDLIGQSRNLYQYAAGIYEQHKEGLSSTIGSPAFQMVKGAVDEDDLAFLRDANEFYNLLLVEQDNGDWAKTILRQFLFSAYQFELYNALQKSKDSNLSAIAEKALKEVTYHVRWSGEWVIRLGDGTEESHRRMVNALDALWKFSDEMFQPALYEKELAATGSCPDPSTLKTNWMERVSSTLTEATLEIPVSKWMQTGGKIGVHTEHLGFLLAEMQFMQRTYPNSEW